One Astyanax mexicanus isolate ESR-SI-001 chromosome 3, AstMex3_surface, whole genome shotgun sequence genomic region harbors:
- the junbb gene encoding junB proto-oncogene, AP-1 transcription factor subunit b produces MSTKMEQPFYHDDSFLLGYGHSDAALHDYKLQKQAMNLNLAEPYRSLKSEQYAAASVNSDAASLKLASPELERLIIQNSNGVITSPTPGQYLYGRGITDEQEGFAEGFVKALDELHKMHQQPPPNVSIGAGGVTTCSAAAAAAASVFGSSLQPEPPIYTTLNAYCPTPSLSTPSSASSSASSAYPSATISYLPPHIQQQHHPHHHHQQQQQQQHPAETTSAHSFQNLLSGATGVHPHRYSALKEEPQTVPEMHATSSEHSSPPMSPIDLESQERIKAERKRLRNRLAATKCRRRKLERIARLEDRVKVLKSDNAGLSSTASVLREQVAQLKQKVLRHVSSGCQLMVTSKMEAF; encoded by the coding sequence ATGTCCACAAAAATGGAGCAGCCGTTCTACCACGACGACTCCTTCCTGCTGGGCTACGGCCACTCGGACGCGGCGCTGCACGACTACAAGCTCCAGAAGCAAGCGATGAACCTGAACTTGGCCGAGCCGTACCGGAGCCTCAAGTCCGAGCAGTACGCGGCGGCCAGCGTGAACTCAGACGCCGCCTCCCTCAAGCTCGCATCGCCCGAGCTGGAGCGGCTCATCATCCAGAACAGCAACGGCGTGATCACCAGCCCGACACCGGGCCAGTACCTCTACGGCCGGGGCATCACAGACGAGCAGGAGGGCTTCGCGGAGGGATTCGTGAAGGCGTTGGACGAGCTGCACAAGATGCACCAGCAACCCCCGCCCAACGTGTCGATTGGTGCCGGGGGCGTGACGACATGCTCCGCAGCCGCGGCGGCTGCTGCCTCCGTCTTCGGCTCCTCCCTGCAGCCCGAGCCGCCTATCTACACCACGCTGAACGCGTACTGCCCCACGCCTAGCCTCTCCACCCCCTCCTCCGCCTCTTCCTCCGCCTCCTCTGCGTATCCCTCCGCCACCATCAGCTACCTACCGCCACACATCCAGCAACAGCaccatccccaccaccaccaccagcagcagcagcaacagcagcacccAGCGGAAACGACGTCAGCGCACTCCTTCCAGAACCTTCTCTCGGGGGCCACGGGAGTCCACCCGCACCGCTACTCGGCTCTGAAGGAGGAACCTCAGACCGTCCCGGAGATGCACGCTACCAGCAGCGAGCACAGCTCGCCGCCCATGTCGCCCATTGACCTGGAGAGCCAGGAGCGGATCAAGGCGGAGCGGAAGCGTCTCAGGAACCGCCTGGCAGCCACCAAGTGCCGGCGGCGAAAGCTGGAGCGCATCGCGCGCCTGGAGGACCGAGTCAAGGTTCTCAAGTCGGACAACGCGGGGCTGTCGAGCACGGCGTCCGTGCTCCGCGAGCAGGTGGCCCAGCTCAAGCAGAAGGTGCTCAGACACGTCAGCAGCGGCTGCCAGCTCATGGTGACCAGCAAGATGGAAGCGTTTTAA